In Hermetia illucens chromosome 1, iHerIll2.2.curated.20191125, whole genome shotgun sequence, one genomic interval encodes:
- the LOC119650820 gene encoding mediator of RNA polymerase II transcription subunit 16: MDMLYVVQKKQSAPNFLSSYPIPTICKISSCNVLAFATGVELHEVTNSAWGSHVYVCDINTPWHTFLVTSSDYCITVLEWDITGNSLLIGDSEGNVQIWIRKNFLFSEWIQLYYVQFTGERIIKAVFFHNGRKIVFPPEKRDVIYYMEKFQRVKSTPSVRQFGGVAAEGCLIITATGLLGAFLIPMEQQKSYNGPIQLIPVTESLASTRNYLTTAAVTYGKCSNFIDGNFRIAVANGECRNKLAMTVQAFRVVVKIKENKLTLTSQSLPSFYLYDGAGRDIPEMKITHLYWTATEDADSLIVVAKSPSGCFVEAWSLVDKVTPIHKLLQTNKTEVYKTVCWSNQMHFTHSSSINDICISKVTFEQTYIFLTMADNSIQVLLKDFKRVLNVTPSLNIFDSEHTFKQPRLGIQYLAHDITFLGHMLVVIDSIGQIYAFKMPQVYQEQNSSQNVVSHITSLLEYSIVTGYDAVDVFVSIRPNLLEAIIEKLTENFTRQQSHTQQYYYVNFLTMKTNLYRLLTPGQANDLTNLLMLHSILIAFKSLLRPSDLPSHEKGPVENLAYVLSDLQTDVDKVLLNLDAKDFTVEPLTLQNLQQLIQWVADLALNILARLPQNVGQSKNSGYDISKDIVALNSIRELLVMIRIWGLLNAHCLPVFHRSGENLDILATLFRLLSRLALNPSEPDELLDECCLLPSQVLIPQLQNITSFTTVTSPLLHMNTLPICLSFHVEPECLKFWRDNSPIEGGITNDGMVDSVRNLLLGKKPAIARKCLRCGTYTSEGVEAKTAAMRAWEQRWANNCRCGGFWVLQKN; this comes from the exons ATGGATATGTTGTATGTTGTACAAAAGAAACAAAGTGCTCCAAACTTTCTGTCGTCGTATCCAAT ACCGACAATATGTAAAATATCCTCATGTAATGTGCTTGCTTTTGCCACTGGAGTGGAACTCCATGAAGTGACCAACAGTGCGTGGGGCTCGCATGTTTATGTTTGCGATATCAACACTCCTTGGCATACCTTTCT gGTAACGTCTAGCGACTATTGTATTACTGTTCTTGAATGGGACATTACTGGAAATAGTTTACTTATTGGAGATTCGGAGGGAAATGTACAAATATGGATTCggaaaaattttctattttccgaATGGATTCAATTGTATTATGTACAGTTCACCGGCGAAAGGATAATCAAAGCCGTATTTTTCCACAATGGACGTAAAATTGTATTCCCTCCAGAAAAGCGAGATGTAATTTACTATATGGAGAAATTCCAAAGAGTGAAAAGCACACCAAGTGTCCGCCAATTCGG AGGTGTAGCTGCAGAAGGATGTCTGATAATCACCGCAACCGGTTTGTTGGGTGCTTTCCTTATTCCTATGGAACAACAGAAAAGCTACAATGGACCCATTCAATTAATTCCTGTAACGGAAAGTCTGGCCTCCACACGAAATTATCTAACAACAGCAGCTGTTACTTATGGAAAATGTTCGAATTTCATCGATGGAAACTTTCGAATAGCGGTAGCTAATGGTGAATGTCGAAACAAGCTTGCCATGACCGTGCAAGCATTTCGAGTGGTGGTTAAGATCAAGGAGAACAAACTAACATTGACTAGTCAGTCATTGCCCAGTTTCTATTTATATGATGGCGCCGGTCGCGATATCCCTG AAATGAAAATAACTCATCTTTATTGGACGGCAACCGAGGATGCTGATTCATTGATTGTCGTGGCTAAAAGTCCAAGTGGATGTTTCGTGGAAGCTTGGAGCTTAGTTGATAAGGTCACACCGATCCATAAACTGTTGCAGACTAATAAGACTGAAGTTTATAAGACAGTT TGCTGGTCAAATCAAATGCACTTCACACACAGTTCTTCTATCAATGACATATGCATATCAAAAGTAACTTTTGAACAAACATATATTTTTCTTACGATGGCAGACAACAGTATTCAAGTTTTGTTGAAGGATTTTAAAAGG gttttaaacGTAACTCCGTCACTCAATATTTTTGACAGTGAACACACATTCAAGCAGCCACGGCTTGGGATTCAATACCTCGCACACGACATCACATTCCTCGGTCATATGCTTGTTGTAATTGATAGCATCGGTCAGATTTACGCCTTTAAAATGCCGCAAGTGTATCAAGAACAAAATA GCAGCCAAAATGTAGTCAGCCACATAACGTCTCTCCTTGAATATAGTATTGTGACAGGATACGATGCAGTGGATGTATTTGTTTCTATCCGTCCTAACCTTCTAGAGGCAATCATCGAAAAACTAACCGAAAATTTTACCAGGCAACAATCCCACACGCAACAATATTATTATGTAAATTTTTTGACGATGAAGACAAATTTGTATAG GCTTTTAACGCCAGGACAAGCTAACGATTTGACAAACCTCCTAATGCTACATTCGATTTTGATTGCATTCAAAAGTCTGTTACGGCCTTCTGATCTCCCAAGTCATGAAAAAGGACCCGTGGAGAATTTAGCAT ATGTTTTATCAGATTTACAAACGGATGTTGATAAAGTCTTACTTAATTTGGACGCCAAAGATTTTACCGTGGAACCGTTGACGCTGCAAAACCTTCAGCAGCTAATACAGTGGGTGGCGGATTTGGCTTTGAATATTTTAGCGAGATTACCACAAAATGTCGGTCAATCGAAAAACAGTGGC TACGATATTAGCAAAGATATTGTGGCACTGAATAGTATAAGAGAACTTTTGGTAATGATAAGGATATGGGGACTTCTCAACGCTCACTGTTTACCCGTATTCCATCGATCTGGCGAGAATCTTGATATTTTGGCTACGCTATTCAGACTACTGAGTCGTTTAGCATTGAATCCATCGGAACCTGATGAACTTCTGG ACGAATGCTGCTTACTGCCAAGCCAGGTTCTTATACCGCAGCTCCAGAATATTACATCGTTTACAACAGTGACTTCGCCTTTATTGCATATGAATACTTTACCAATTTGC TTATCCTTCCACGTCGAACCGGAATGCTTAAAATTCTGGCGGGACAATTCGCCGATTGAAGGTGGCATCACGAACGATGGCATGGTCGATAGTGTAAGGAATTTATTATTAGGTAAAAAGCCGGCGATCGCAAGAAAGTGTTTACGTTGTGGAACGTACACCAGCGAAGGAGTCGAGGCGAAAACGGCAGCTATGCGAGCATGGGAACAGCGCTGGGCAAATAATTGTCG ATGTGGCGGTTTCTGGGTGCTTCAGAAAAATTAA